A genome region from Pan troglodytes isolate AG18354 chromosome 3, NHGRI_mPanTro3-v2.0_pri, whole genome shotgun sequence includes the following:
- the MRFAP1 gene encoding MORF4 family-associated protein 1 — protein sequence MRPLDIVELAEPEEVEVLEPEEDFEQFLLPVINEMREDIASLTREHGRAYLRNRSKLWEMDNMLIQIKTQVEASEESALNHLQNPGDAAEGRAAKRCEKAEEKAKEIAKMAEMLVELVRRIEKSESS from the coding sequence ATGCGGCCCCTGGACATCGTCGAGCTGGCGGAACCGGAGGAAGTGGAGGTGCTGGAGCCCGAGGAGGATTTCGAGCAGTTTCTGCTCCCGGTCATCAACGAGATGCGCGAGGACATCGCGTCGCTGACGCGCGAGCACGGGCGGGCGTACCTGCGGAACCGGAGCAAGCTGTGGGAGATGGACAATATGCTCATCCAGATCAAAACGCAGGTGGAGGCCTCGGAGGAGAGCGCCCTCAACCACCTCCAGAACCCGGGCGACGCGGCCGAGGGCCGGGCGGCCAAGAGGTGCGAGAAGGCCGAGGAGAAGGCCAAGGAGATTGCGAAGATGGCAGAGATGCTGGTGGAGCTGGTCCGGCGGATAGAGAAGAGCGAGTCGTCGTGA